TGAGATATAAAGCTTTCATAATCACATTTTCCTGATTGGTACCTGCAATTATAGTAAAACATTATCATTGTTAGCATTTGTATTAAATAACATGAAATCGACATTACCAATGCTGTATTAGGATTTACGAACATCTCAACAATATTACTGTTTTTATCTTTAGCATCATTTGTAACCTTTGTGTCGGTCTTAGCCTCTGCATCGGTTTTAGTTTGGGAATTAGTTACTTTCTGCTCGGAATGCGTAGGCCAAGTATTATAAATAGCGATTTTAAAGTTAATTACAATTGTTGCTAAAAAGAGCACAGCAAAAAACCAGATAATACTTTTATAAATATAATTGGTTATCATAAACTTCCACCCCACTTTTTATTCCCCGTATAAAGTGATATCTTTAATAGTTTAAGCTATAAAAATAATCAATAAATTTTTAATAATATCGATTTATAAATATTAAGGCGTTTTTTTAATGCTGGACAGCTTTGCGTTGTATGGATAATCAATGATTCGTCTTATTCTTCTTTATTGAATGTAAATATTGCCAATTTCGTCTAATTTATTGGATGAAATTACTTTTTTTTCGGCAGGACCGTTTTGGATATTTAAAATCTGAAACCAGATATGAACAAGCACAGCTTAAACGGAGCGTTTTTACATTGCAGGATCAGAATAAAAATTCTTCAACATCAAATATTGAGCCGCATGGTACAGCATTGCTTCCATTGGTTCTTTTTCTGCTATTATTTATAGGAACAGGCGTAACCCTAACAGCCAATGGAACAAAGATGGCTTTTTATCAGCTGTCTGCGACGGTTGCTATTCTGCCGGCCATTGCACTGGCCTTAATAATGGGCAGGGAAAAACTTGAAAAGAAAATATCTATATTCCTATACGGTGTAGGGGATATAAATATAGTTACCATGTGCATGATATATCTGCTTGCCGGTGGTTTTGCTGCGGTTGCAAAAAGTATCGGCGGGGTAGATGCAACAGTTAATATGGGGCTTGCTTTTATTCCTGCCAGACTGGTGCTGCCGGGGCTGTTTCTTATCTCTTCATTTGTATCCACTGCAATGGGAACATCCATGGGAACTATTGCCGCAATAGCCCCAATTGCCGCAGGTGTTGCAGACCAGACAGGCATGTCATCAGCCGTTCTTATGGGAGCTGTTCTCGGGGGTGCCATGTTCGGTGACAACCTCTCGATGATTTCAGATACCACTATTGCCGCAACCAGAACTCAGGGTTGCGCTATGAATGATAAATTCAAAATGAATTTGCTTATAGCATTGCCGGCAGCTGTTTTGACAGCCGCATTGCTGTACTTCAATGGTGAATCCGGGGCGGCATCAACTCCGGGAAGTTGGGAATTTATAAAAGTTATTCCTTATCTTGCGATTCTTGGCTTGGCCGTAGCCGGTATCAACGTATTTGTGGTTCTTTCTGCTGGTATAGTTTTGACCGGTGCTGTAGGACTGTACACCATTCCCGATTTTACTCTTCTCAGCTTTTCTCAGAGCATTTATAACGGTTTTGCCGGTATGAATGAGATTTTGGTTCTCTCAATGCTCATAGGTGGTCTGGGTGAGCTTATACGCTTTAATGGCGGGCTTCTCTGGCTGCTTGAAAAAGTTAATTCCATTGCGCGCAGAGTGGGTAGAGGAAATAAACGTGTTTCCGGAGAGTTCGGAATTGCTTCACTGGTTTCTCTGGCCGATGCCTGCACAGCCAACAATACCGTTGCCATCATTTTGAGCGGTAGACTGGCTAAGGAAATAGCTACTGACAACGGGGTCGACCCAAAACGCAGCGCAAGCCTTCTTGATGTTTTTTCATGTATTATTCAGGGGCTCGTTCCTTATGCCGCTCAGGTGCTACTCGCTGGGTCCGTTGCCGGTATTTCTCCGGTGGAAGTTGCCGGAAACAACTGGTATTGTATAATACTTGCTGTGATATCCGTATTTGCAATAATAACAGGATGGCCGGGAAAGGCTAAAAAATAGCATCACATAACTATCTTATCATTAAGTAAGGGAACCGCTTTAACGGTTCCCTTTTTTTGTATGTAGAAAAAACGTTATGGGGTCCCTAAAGCTTTCAGCTATGAATAATTGAGTCTTCTTTTCATTTGCAGGATAGCGGCCTTAAAAATAGCATAGTCTACTTTTGAGGGCTGAACTTTGTCGTTCTGCTATAAATGGCAGTTAATAGCAGTGGTGTGTTCATATAATTTACGATCAGTTGAAATGGGATGATAGTTTTGGTGGTGTGCTAATAGAAGAAAGAGGAAGTGGCCCGAATGTTTCGTTACGGTAAAAGCAACGGAACAACCGAAGGATTTCATCGCAAGATGAAGCTCATCCAGAGGCGAGCATACGGGTTCAGAAATTTTGAAAATTATCGGCTGCGTGTACGGGCTTTGTGCGGGTAGTCGAGAAGAAAATCAACGGCAGGAAATTTGATCAATCGGGCTTGCGTCCCTTTCTTTGGTGTAGACCCATGGAAATTTGATCATTCGGGCTTGTGCCCCTTTGTTTGGTGTAGACCCCCTCTTTTTGCTAATTTGCTTGGGGATGTGTCCTGAATGTAAGCCCGGAGCTTGTCAGAAGATAGAAACGAAAAAAGGACTAAATCTGATGATTTAGTCCTTGTAATTTCGGTGGCGTCCCCAAGGGGATTTGAACCCCTGTCGCCGGCGTGAAAGGCCGGTGTCCTGGGCCAGGCTAGACGATGGGGACGCAGGATATTTGGTCAAAAACAGTCTGGAATGTCTAAAGTTTCCAGAGCGTTGTGTCAAGATGTTTCTGGCCTGAAAACATCTTTTTTTTTAGAATGGCGTCCCCAAGGGGATTTGAACCCCTGTCGCCGGCGTGAAAGGCCGGTGTCCTGGGCCAGGCTAGACGATGGGGACGCATCTCTAAAAAAGTTGTTGTTGGCTGGGACACAAGGACTCGAACCTTGATTAACGGAACCAGAATCCGCCGTCCTGCCAATTGAACGATGTCCCAACAACGAGAAGAGTGTTTATGTGTATTCGTGATTCCTGTCAACAGAAAAAAGTGATTTTAAGATAAAAAAATTAAATTTTTAAATTTATCTCGAAAATAATCAATAAAAATCAGTAAAATTTTAAATTCTATGCTCCAAAAATCGTCTATCCGTCTGATTTTTGTCAAAATCGAGTTTTAAAAAAAATGAATTTTTTAAAACTCGCTTGTTGGAGAATAGCAGATATTTTTCGTTTTGTGTTGTGTTTTATCCTGAATTACCCGGAGTTGTGATTTTGATTTTTTAATATTTCAAAGTTTTTTTAAACTGTTGCTAATTTATTTTACGACCTTGGTTAAAAAATTAAAAAAAACTGCAATATTTTTGAAACTCATACGTTAAATAGTCAGAGGACTTTTTAAGTTCATTTCATTTTGTACATAAATATCAGTCAGGAGGTTGGTAATGAGGGCAGGATTTATGAAGGTCTTGTTTAAAGTTTTTATAGCTGTTGGATTTTTTGCTCTGGTAACGATGGTCTTTTGGAATTGGCTGATGCCGGAAATTTTTGGATTACCGGAGCTTTCATATTTTCAGACCTTGGGATTGTTAATTTTGTCCCGGCTTCTATTTGGAGGATTCAGTTCATTACGGGAAATGAGCCATTTTATTGCTCACAGGGAAAGGGAAGCTCTCTTTGAAAGCTGGCACTCCATGACCCCGGAGCAGCGGGCTGAGTGTTTTGCGAGGGTTCGCTCCCGCAGATCGGATTCTTCAGCAACAGATCATAGGGACTAAAATATGGGAGGGCCGCCTTCTTTATTTAAAAAAGATATTTTCTGGAAAAGATACAAACAGCTTCAGACTTATCTTAGAAAGAAGTTATCTCCGGAAGATGTGGAAGACGTTATCCAGACGGCATTATATAAGCTGGTTAAGGCTGATCAGCTGGTGTTTTCTTCTGACTGGATTCTGGCCTGGCTTTACCGGGTAGTACGAAATGAAAGTATTGATCTTATGCGTAAAAAGAAGCCTGTCCCTTTTGCTGATGAATTATCAGATTTTCAGAATGAACTTTATGATGAAACTCTTGGGATAATGCTGCCGGATAATAAACGCCCGGAAGATGAAATGCTGCGAAAACTGTTCTGGGAAGAGCTGGAATCTGCCATGAATGACCTTCCAGAGGCGCAGCGTGATATTTTTATACGAACTGAGCTCAATGGAGAATCTTTTAAAAAGATTTCTGAGGAGACAGATGTGCCTGTAGGTACACTCATATCTCGTAAAAGATATGCTGTATTGCGGCTGCGTGAAAGATTGGAAAGATTGAAACAGGAAATTGTTTCCTGACGTACAGACCGGATTTTACCTTTCATTAACTTAAAATCAGGATTTAAACTCAGCAATGACTAAAAATAATGCCGCACAGGCTTCAGAAACGGCTCAGGAACAACTTTTGAGGATTAATCGTGAAGTCCTTTCAGTTCCACATACTTTTTTTGCAGACAGTCTTTATGAAGCTCTGCTTACGGAAGGGAATTCATCTTTTTTTATTATCAGTCTTCAGAATGAAGAAGAATTTAATGAAGGACACATACCCGGAGCTGTCAGATTTCAAATAGATCTGTCCCGCCCTGAAAAAGCCTTGAAGAGTCTGCCTGCTGATAAGACCATAGTAGTCACAGATTCAAATGGGCAATTGAGTTGCAGGATAACTACGTTTCTTCGTCAGATGGGCGTTAATGCTAAAAATTTATTGGTAGGTCTGGAAGGGTGGAACAAAAAATATTCCGGCGCTGGAGCATATTGCGGAGGAGTCGGTCTGCCTGTTTCAGATGTTGCCACTCCTTTGCCTGTAAATGACATTCCATATTCGGCTCCATCAGGATTAAGCGACAAAGAATTGATTTTAAAACGTACCGTTGATTACGCCAGTCAGGGGCGTCCAGCTATTATAAGCCCGGAAGAGGCTTTGAACATGTCGAACAGTTTTACAATAAGTATGCAGGCTGAAGCCGATTACGCCTTTGGTCATATTGATGGCGCTGCAAATCTTCCTGTTGAATTATTTTTGAGTGGAAGCCCTGAATTACTTAAATTGCCCTTTGATAAAAAAATTATTGTCGGTTGTTATATGGGGCATTATTCCAATATCGGCTCACTTATTCTGAATCAGTTGGGATACGAAGCCTACAGTCTGGACTGGGGGCTTGCCGGATGGAATACTGATGGTTTTGAAAGACCACTTCAATGGTTGCAGGGCGATAATGAATACCCTGTAGAGAAAGGAAGCTGAAATAATATTCATGTCATTTTAATATGATTAGTACAGCTATGCATGAAAGCGGGTTATCCTCTTTAATTAATAAGAGGGTAATCCGCTTTTTAATTATTATCTTGATTGGTTATTCTGTTTTGCTGTTAACCATCCACAATTTTTAAAATTGAACTATTGTTCAGGTATAAGGCTTTATCCAGCAATTCATTTGAGTTTAAAATTTTTAGATGTTTGAGTTTTGCGTTTTTCAGGATTGCATCTGTGACCTGTCTGAAAAAGACTGTTGTAATAACTATGGCATCAATTTCTAAATTTTCAGGCAGATTTTTGTAAAAAATGATTGGTATTTCTGAAATTTTTTTACCGTGTTTTTCAGGATCACTGTCAAAGATATATTGAATATTAAATTTGTTTTTTAATATTTTTATAGAAGTTCTACATCTGCCTCCGGCTCCCCATAAGGCTATTTTGCTATTTTCAGGGATATTTTGAAATATTTTTTGATTAGAACATATTCTCATAAGTCTGAGAGCTTTTGCCCTGTATAATGGATGAGCATGGCTCATTTTGTGCTCAAGGTAGTCCCTGATGTGATGAAAAAAGTCATTATCAAAGAGAAAAGCTCCGGCATGAAGTGTCTCTACCGGAATTTCAATTTTTTTATTCTTTCTAAGGAGTTCTGCGAAAAGATTATTATCACCGGTTTCAATAGCGTCACTCAATAAATTGTTTATTGTAATATCAATATTCTGGCTTCGACTGAATTCTAAAGAGTATTTCGGATATAATTTTTTAAATACCAGCTGCCAATAATGTTTACCGGGATGCTCAAGGTCGTAATGTTTTGTGAAAATATAGCGGTCATTTTTCTGGAAGCTGTCGAAGAGTACCGGGAAGCTGTATTTGAAACCGGACTCATAAATATAATCTTCAAGTGGCTGGGATATTTTTATAACTTTGATATTTTTTATTTTTTCAATATCAGAATAAAATTGATCAGCTCCAGCCTGAATCATGTTCCAGTTTTTCAGAGTTGATTTATCAGAATCAGAAAAATTTTTGATTCTTTCTATAATTATTATCTGGGCATCAGGAAAAGATTCGGTGAGCGAGAATATAAAATTTTTGAATCTTGCGAGGTATGAAGAGCTGTCAGGAATAATCTGATCAAAATCAGTCTGCAATCTGCTCCAAAAATCAACCCCCAGATTTTCCGGCCAGTACTGTTCGTTTACTTCAATAATGAAGCCCGATTTTTTGTGCTGATAGCATAATTCACTTTCATGAAACAGGTTACATACAATAGTATCAGGCTTGAATTTATGAAAATCTTTCGCAGAGGGATTAATTTTTATACTGCCCGTAGAAAGTAATCCTGAAATTTCTTCTTCTGGTAAATAGTGTTTCAAGTAGCTTTTTGCTTCTTGAAGTCCCCCAACATGATTAAGTTCCGAAAGAATGGATAAAAAGTATTTTGCTTCGAGTCCGGCTTCATTCGCAATTTCTTTTAAATTAAGGGCTTGGCAATTGCCGATAAAGCAAATTTTATTTTTGGGGCTAAGCATCTGTTCCAATCTTTTATTTATTGTTGAGGCATTATATGCGCAGATTATTTTTTAATTATAATATTATTAATTGTCCATCTCTAGCTTGGTTAATTCTATAGTTTATGTGTTGTGTAAGGATGTATAATTATGGTTTTGCCGTATAGCATTTACATAAAGCTCCGGCTGCTGTGATAAAAGTCGTCAATACAGTTAATACCATCAGAATCAAAAGGTATATTTGATATCTTATTACAATATAAACTATTTTTGTGTTGGGATACGATTTTTTAGCCGTAAAAATTTATAGACTGGGAGTGAAAGGTACGGGAAACGATGATTCGAAGGAATGATCAACCGGTTTGCCGTTTTTGGGGCTGGGGCATTAATGAAAATCAGGCAAAAAAAAAGACTGAATTGAAAAATTCAGTCTTTTGAAAAACTTTTTTGGCGTCTCCAAGGGGATTTGAACCCCTGTCGTCGGCGTGAGAGGCCGATGTCCTGGGCCGGGCTAGACGATGGAGACTTATATTTTTTGCTGGCTGGGACACAAGGACTCGAACCTTGATTAACGGAGCCAGAACCCGTCGTCCTGCCAATTGAACGATGTCCCAGCAGCGAAAAAATGACTATTTTGAAAGAGCTAAACTGTCAACATCTTTTTTAGCTTTTCAAAATTTTTTTAATTTAAACCTACTGAACTCTTGCGAGTGCGCGGGTACGTTTTTTCAGTTTGTTGATTTTGCGGCGCATGATGTCACGATCATTACGTGATTCAAGAGCAGCTCTCTTTTCGCGCAGTTCACGGATTTCTTTTTTAATTGCAAAGATCTGATCTTTGTAAGGAGAAACTCCGCCTTCTTCAGTGAAGCCGAAAACTTCTTTGATTTTAGCAACGATATCTTCTTTGCTCATTCCGGATACACCAACAATCATGGTCAGCTTGTTGATGCAGAGTTCGCGCAGTTCCTTAGTTGTCATTTTGTCCAGGGGCTTTTTAAGGCCGAGACTGTCGAAGCTGATTTCTTCGCTCATGTTATTCTCCTTGGGGCCGGGGTACGGCCGCGAAAATGAAAATTTATGATTCTTCAAATAGCCGGAGGTATTTAAGATAACACCGACCAACCGGCTGATCTGGATCGAACTTATCTTTTAACCCGCCTAACTTGCGGGGTTTTTTAAGTTCGGGATCATTGAATTCAGGACGCTTTAATTCGTACCCGTCCAATGGAACCCTGCCGTTTAACAGCTCAAACAGTATCTTGTCAAAGACTTCCTGACCTAAAAATGAATTTACTCTTTCAACAATCTCCTGAGCAAAGTATGAAAGCTCCTGAACAACCACAGGATCATCGGCCGCAAGAATGAGTGTCCGTTTGCGGTGTCCCAGTGGTTTTGCCATCTCGGAAAGGTCCGGTCCCATAAGTTCAGGCCATGCTTTCCAGAGCTTGGGCATAGCCATATTATTGGTACCGTCCAGAGCACTGATTACCGAACCTATGGCCTCACCAGTAGTTCGCATTCTGCGTTGCCTGGGATGGTATATTCGGCCTGTCGGGCCGTTGAATTTGTTTTTTAGAGCCATCTATGATTAATAATGTTTTAATTTATGGTTGGTCAAGTGAACCATCTATTTTGATATAAGCAAAAAAGCAGGTAAAATTTTCTTTTTAAATAATTTTATAGGGCCTAAATTTCATTTTTTTAAAAAAATGAAAAATACTGCTTTGTTCAGCTTGACTACGGAAGCAGGTCCATATAAAGCATATTTCATATGGTTATATAAAGATGTTTTTATATGAGTTCAACGGCGGTAATTATGGATATTATTAAATACAGCAAAGCTCTTTCAGATGAAATCAGAGTCAGGCTGCTGGCTATGTTGCGGGATAATGAATTGAATGTGGGCGAGGTCGTACAGATTTTAGGTATGTCTCAACCCCGAATTTCAAGGCATCTTAAAATTCTGCATGAAAGCGGGCTGCTTGAATCACGCCGTGAAGGACTTTGGAATTTTTACAAATTAACCTCTGAAGGTTCAGGCAGAAGGTTTGCAAAATCAATAGACTGGATTTTTGAAAAAGATCCCCTCGTTGTAAGTGATAGTGTTAAAGTCTCGGAAGTTCTGGCCGAGCGTCGTCGTGAAACCAGTGAATTTTTTGATGAAATAGCTGAAGACTGGGAACATCTACAACGTGAGGTCTTTGGTGATTTCGATTTGAATGAGCAGATTATGTCCTATTCGCCTGTGAGCGGCCTCTGTGCTGATCTGGGCTGCGGAAATGGTGCTCTGCTGCAATTGATGATGGAAAAATGTTCTTCTGTTATTGGCGTGGACAGCTCCAAGCGTATGCTTGAACTTGCTGAAAAGCGTATCGGCGGCAGGGACGGTGTCAGCCTGAGAATAGGTGATCTTACGCATCTGCCCTTAAAAGACAGCGAAGCTGATTTTTCGGTAATATCCATGGTGCTGCATCACCTGCCTCATCCTGAACAGGCTGTGAGTGAAGCTTACCGGACCCTTGATAAGGGCGGAAATTTTATAATTGCCGATTTTGCAATGCATTCCAACGAGTCAATGCGCACCGAGTATGGAGACCGAAGACTCGGATTTACCGAGAAGGAACTGCTCCAGTGGATGCATGATTCGGGTTTCCATTCTGTAGAAATAAGTAAGTTCCCTGTGAAGAAAGGGCTGACAGTCCTTCTTGTTCATGGGATTAAATAGTGTAGAGCAGCCCGGTGTCCGGGTTTCAATAAAATTAACAGCTGCGCATGGCGCAACCAAACACGGAGGAAATAATGCTTAAGATAGATCCTTCTCTTGAGTACAAAGTGGCTGATATGAGCCTGGCTGACTGGGGTAATAAAGAAATGCAGCTTTCCGAGCGTGAAATGCCCGGTCTTATGGCTATCCGCGAAAAATACGGAAAAGAAAAACCTCTTAAGGGTCTCAAAGTTATGGGTAGCCTCCACATGACTATCCAGACAGCCATGCTTATTGAGACTCTGCATGCTCTTGGTGCTGATCTTCGCTGGGCTTCATGCAATATTTTTTCTACTCAGGATCACGCTGCTGCTGCCATCGTTAAAAACGGTACAGCCAAAGTTTTTGCATGGAAGGGTGAATCACTGGAAGAATACTGGTGGTGCACCGAGCAGGCTCTGACTTGGCCTGACGGTTCAGGACCGGATCTTATTGTTGATGATGGTGGCGACGCAACCCTGCTTATTCATAAAGGTGTTCAGGCTGAAAAGGATTCTTCAATTCTTGAAAAAGAATATGACAATAAAGAATTTCAGTGCGTTATCGACCGTCTGAAAGCTTCAGTTGCTGAAAATCCTTCCAAGTGGACTGAAATTTCAAAGAAAGTTCGTGGTGTTTCTGAAGAAACCACAACAGGTGTTCATCGCCTTTATCAGATGCAGGAATCCGGAGAACTTCTCTTCCCCGCATTCAATGTTAATGATTCCGTTACCAAGTCAAAATTTGACAACCTCTACGGATGCCGTGAATCACTTGCTGACGGCATCAAACGCGCTACCGATATCATGATCGCCGGTAAAGTTGTAGTTGTTGTCGGTTATGGTGATGTTGGTAAAGGTTGCGCCCAGTCCATGCGTGGTTTCGGTGCCAGGGTTATAGTTACCGAAATTGATCCTATCTGCGCCCTGCAGGCTGCTATGGAAGGCTTTGAAGTTACAACAATGGATAAAGCCGTACCAGAAGGTGATATTTTTGTTACTTGTACTGGCAACTATCATGTTGTAAGAGGAGAGCATATGGCTCAGATGAAGAATGAAGCCATTGTCTGCAACATCGGTCACTTTGATAATGAAATAGAAATGGATTACCTTGAAAAGAATCCCAAAGCTGAAAAAATCAGCATCAAACCTCAGGTTGATAAATGGGTAATGGATTCAGGTAAATCAATTATCATTCTTGCCGAGGGACGCCTGGTAAACCTTGGTTGTGCAACCGGTCACCCGAGTTTTGTAATGAGCAACAGCTTCACCAATCAGGCTCTTGCTCAGATTGACCTTGCTCAGAATGATTATGAACCGTCTGTTATGATTCTGCCCAAAAAGCTGGATGAGGAAGTTGCCCGTCTGCACCTTGAGCGTCTCGGAGTAGAGCTTGATATTCTCAGCAAAGAACAGGCAGACTACATAGGTGTTGCTGTTGATGGTCCTTTCAAGGCTGATCACTACCGCTATTAATTTTATGGAATCATCATTCCATAATCAGCTAAAAGGCGGGATATAAGCGCTTCGGCAAGTGTAATATCTCCGCTGATAAACGAGGGTGAAGGAAAGTTGTACGCGAGTATGACTATCTTTCACCCTCTTCGCATTTTATGGGTTTGTTATCAGTTTATATTTTTTAAAATAGAGTAGCCATTGCTACCGTTTCCCTACGTTCATCTTGTACGGTTAGTTCTTTTTAAGAATTGTTGTCGTGCTGTTACAATTTTGTTTCTTGACGGATTTAAATTTCGGTGCTCTTTTTAAAAATATTTGTAATTTGATAACCTTTTGATGGCGGTTGACTTTTTTGAATAAGCATACGTTTATACAGGGATTATTTTTTATAGTTTTATTGGCTGCATGCTTTGTTTTCACAGCTCCGGCTAAATGCCGGACCTTAAAGGCTGCAACTGATTACTGGCCGCCTTTTCGTATCAAAAGTTCAAATGGAACAGTCCGCGGTATTGATATTGACCTGCTCAGATTGCTGGCTGAAAAAATGGGAGACGATATCAAAATTGACAGGCTCCCATGGGCAAGATGTTTATATTACCTGAAACGCGGCGCAGAAGATTTGATGACCGGTGTTGCCAAAACGGACGAACGCAGTAAGTTCATGGTATTTAGCGATATTCCTTACTACAGTTGTGCTCCTGCCTTTTATTCCAGATGCGACCACCGTAAAGTTGTTAAAAAATATGAAGATCTCAAAGGGCAAAGCATCGGTTATACCCGTGATTCAGCTTATTTTTTTCGGTTTGATCATGACCGGGGACTAAAAAAGTATGCTGAGGATAAGGAAATTCAGCTGCTTGAAATGCTTGATGCTAGAAGGCTTGATTTAATCATCGGGACTGACTGTCAGGTTGACTACGATATCGTTCATAAGGGCTTTAAGGGAAGAATTGTTAAAATGCCCTACAAGCCAGAGGATAAAGTGAATCTTTATCTTGGGGTTTCCAGAAAATCAGATCTGGCTGACAGAATGGATGAAATTAATAAGGTGCTCAAAGAACTTGTAAACAGTGGTGAAATTGCCCATATAGCGCATAGCTATTTTGCTGAATAACTTTAAACTCTTAATTTTATTGTATAGTTGACGTCACTTCA
The nucleotide sequence above comes from Maridesulfovibrio bastinii DSM 16055. Encoded proteins:
- a CDS encoding rhodanese-like domain-containing protein, encoding MTKNNAAQASETAQEQLLRINREVLSVPHTFFADSLYEALLTEGNSSFFIISLQNEEEFNEGHIPGAVRFQIDLSRPEKALKSLPADKTIVVTDSNGQLSCRITTFLRQMGVNAKNLLVGLEGWNKKYSGAGAYCGGVGLPVSDVATPLPVNDIPYSAPSGLSDKELILKRTVDYASQGRPAIISPEEALNMSNSFTISMQAEADYAFGHIDGAANLPVELFLSGSPELLKLPFDKKIIVGCYMGHYSNIGSLILNQLGYEAYSLDWGLAGWNTDGFERPLQWLQGDNEYPVEKGS
- the ahcY gene encoding adenosylhomocysteinase, which gives rise to MLKIDPSLEYKVADMSLADWGNKEMQLSEREMPGLMAIREKYGKEKPLKGLKVMGSLHMTIQTAMLIETLHALGADLRWASCNIFSTQDHAAAAIVKNGTAKVFAWKGESLEEYWWCTEQALTWPDGSGPDLIVDDGGDATLLIHKGVQAEKDSSILEKEYDNKEFQCVIDRLKASVAENPSKWTEISKKVRGVSEETTTGVHRLYQMQESGELLFPAFNVNDSVTKSKFDNLYGCRESLADGIKRATDIMIAGKVVVVVGYGDVGKGCAQSMRGFGARVIVTEIDPICALQAAMEGFEVTTMDKAVPEGDIFVTCTGNYHVVRGEHMAQMKNEAIVCNIGHFDNEIEMDYLEKNPKAEKISIKPQVDKWVMDSGKSIIILAEGRLVNLGCATGHPSFVMSNSFTNQALAQIDLAQNDYEPSVMILPKKLDEEVARLHLERLGVELDILSKEQADYIGVAVDGPFKADHYRY
- a CDS encoding substrate-binding periplasmic protein; translated protein: MNKHTFIQGLFFIVLLAACFVFTAPAKCRTLKAATDYWPPFRIKSSNGTVRGIDIDLLRLLAEKMGDDIKIDRLPWARCLYYLKRGAEDLMTGVAKTDERSKFMVFSDIPYYSCAPAFYSRCDHRKVVKKYEDLKGQSIGYTRDSAYFFRFDHDRGLKKYAEDKEIQLLEMLDARRLDLIIGTDCQVDYDIVHKGFKGRIVKMPYKPEDKVNLYLGVSRKSDLADRMDEINKVLKELVNSGEIAHIAHSYFAE
- a CDS encoding DUF721 domain-containing protein codes for the protein MRTTGEAIGSVISALDGTNNMAMPKLWKAWPELMGPDLSEMAKPLGHRKRTLILAADDPVVVQELSYFAQEIVERVNSFLGQEVFDKILFELLNGRVPLDGYELKRPEFNDPELKKPRKLGGLKDKFDPDQPVGRCYLKYLRLFEES
- a CDS encoding RNA polymerase sigma factor; the encoded protein is MGGPPSLFKKDIFWKRYKQLQTYLRKKLSPEDVEDVIQTALYKLVKADQLVFSSDWILAWLYRVVRNESIDLMRKKKPVPFADELSDFQNELYDETLGIMLPDNKRPEDEMLRKLFWEELESAMNDLPEAQRDIFIRTELNGESFKKISEETDVPVGTLISRKRYAVLRLRERLERLKQEIVS
- a CDS encoding ArsR/SmtB family transcription factor codes for the protein MDIIKYSKALSDEIRVRLLAMLRDNELNVGEVVQILGMSQPRISRHLKILHESGLLESRREGLWNFYKLTSEGSGRRFAKSIDWIFEKDPLVVSDSVKVSEVLAERRRETSEFFDEIAEDWEHLQREVFGDFDLNEQIMSYSPVSGLCADLGCGNGALLQLMMEKCSSVIGVDSSKRMLELAEKRIGGRDGVSLRIGDLTHLPLKDSEADFSVISMVLHHLPHPEQAVSEAYRTLDKGGNFIIADFAMHSNESMRTEYGDRRLGFTEKELLQWMHDSGFHSVEISKFPVKKGLTVLLVHGIK
- a CDS encoding Na+/H+ antiporter NhaC family protein — its product is MQDQNKNSSTSNIEPHGTALLPLVLFLLLFIGTGVTLTANGTKMAFYQLSATVAILPAIALALIMGREKLEKKISIFLYGVGDINIVTMCMIYLLAGGFAAVAKSIGGVDATVNMGLAFIPARLVLPGLFLISSFVSTAMGTSMGTIAAIAPIAAGVADQTGMSSAVLMGAVLGGAMFGDNLSMISDTTIAATRTQGCAMNDKFKMNLLIALPAAVLTAALLYFNGESGAASTPGSWEFIKVIPYLAILGLAVAGINVFVVLSAGIVLTGAVGLYTIPDFTLLSFSQSIYNGFAGMNEILVLSMLIGGLGELIRFNGGLLWLLEKVNSIARRVGRGNKRVSGEFGIASLVSLADACTANNTVAIILSGRLAKEIATDNGVDPKRSASLLDVFSCIIQGLVPYAAQVLLAGSVAGISPVEVAGNNWYCIILAVISVFAIITGWPGKAKK